One Anastrepha obliqua isolate idAnaObli1 chromosome 6, idAnaObli1_1.0, whole genome shotgun sequence DNA window includes the following coding sequences:
- the LOC129250141 gene encoding uncharacterized protein LOC129250141, producing MAKAGVVNSNLLNKEEINSLISEIEFLPYSNVVKAIEYSEPSIYSNGTLLLYVLSMPKVDQTGFNHLITRSVLKDGHRVDLKYRTILMNKQLTYGIKNSCLHLATAMVCKQEALDLLAEEECLPRLLKGGQTSCRYEIGMDTTIEVLKEDTIFLDNFNGSIWSGGIPKHLSGSYILQMENETITINNQSYWSTSSSGVQVLPPVLSTITNRSLALNLNLVHEMTSGNIRLLGQLKDKTNWFAMSEALGLVLLMVFVLLIWRKLTGGAKFPEVKLSILHRNPRHSNEKDAPANKDLRDADF from the coding sequence ATGGCCAAAGCAGGCGTAGTGAACAGCAACCTTTTGAACAAGGAGGAAATAAATAGTCTAATAAGCGAAATTGAGTTCCTTCCGTACAGTAACGTCGTTAAAGCCATCGAATATAGCGAACCATCAATCTACTCGAATGGCACACTTCTCCTTTACGTGCTGTCAATGCCGAAGGTGGATCAAACGGGGTTTAATCACTTAATCACACGATCTGTTTTGAAGGATGGCCATCGAGTTGACCTGAAGTACAGGACGATACTGATGAATAAGCAACTGACATACGGCATAAAAAATAGCTGTCTCCACCTAGCCACAGCCATGGTATGCAAACAGGAAGCCCTAGATTTGTTGGCCGAAGAGGAATGTCTACCACGTCTCCTAAAGGGTGGACAAACCAGTTGCCGCTACGAGATCGGTATGGATACTACTATAGAGGTGCTCAAGGAGGACACTATATTCCTAGATAACTTCAACGGCAGTATATGGTCAGGTGGAATACCCAAACATCTATCTGGCTCTTATATCCTGCAGATGGAAAACGAGACTATTACGATAAACAACCAATCCTACTGGAGTACGAGCAGCTCAGGCGTGCAAGTGCTTCCACCCGTGCTGTCCACCATAACGAATAGAAGCCTGGCGCTGAATCTCAATCTCGTCCATGAAATGACCTCCGGAAACATACGACTTTTGGGGCAGTTGAAAGATAAGACTAACTGGTTTGCAATGTCTGAAGCCCTTGGCCTTGTTTTGTTGATGGTGTTCGTTTTGCTGATTTGGAGGAAGCTAACAGGAGGAGCAAAATTTCCCGAGGTTAAATTGTCTATACTGCATCGGAATCCTCGTCATTCAAATGAGAAGGACGCCCCTGCAAATAAGGATCTGCGGGACGCAGACTTTTAG